The genomic region ATCAGCGAAGGAACATGACCCAGCAAATGGTTAAAGTGTACCAGATCAATATGGTATTCAGATAAGACGGCAGCAAAAGCCTGCTCCTTTTGAGGACAGGACAATAAATACTGACAAGGCCACCCGCCGGTCGTAAGGGTAGAGACACGCTTCAGCTCTTTATAATTTGCATCCAGCAGCAGATAATCGGTATTATATGTCGTATTGCTTGCCGACACGTAAAAAAAGCAGTCAAATTCATCCCTGATAAAGGGAAGACACATATCCATATAGGTCTCGACTCCGCCATATGGAATTCGCCCCGCAATATTGTGACATACCATCAGCATTCTCTTAGGCCGCGACGAATTCACGCAAACGGAAGCAGCTTTGTGCAGCGAAGACACCTCAGAGAGAATATCATCAACACGATTTGAATATAAGTGTGCCTGTTTTGTCTTCTTCCGGGCCGAACGAAGCATCTCCATACGTCGATCTTCATGCTTCAGATAATACCTGATTTTATCCACACAATCCTGCGCATCAGAAAAAGCCGCATAATCAACACCTTCATCATAGATACTGTTCAGTCCGGGAATACCCTCATCAGCCAACTGAAAACCTCCAGCTAAAGCGACTTCAAAAAGTCTTGGACCAGGCGTCAACGCTTCTGGTCGTCCTCCAGAAACAGTAAATTTCCTGTGAAGCAGTAAATTAATTCTGCTTTGATTAGAAAAATTACAAAACTCACCGTTCGATGTTCGCCACTCATATGTACTGGGAGGCAGATCAATATTCAGCAAAGGTAAATGTTCGTTTGTTGGAAGAGCCAACTTGACCTTAAGATCCCTGATATCTGATATGATCCGCTGCAGCAGTTCAACGCGATTCGGCCAGGGAACTCCGGCGAAAAATAAGTCATATCGATATTTCGGCGGGATTTCTCTAAAATGCTGATTTACTGAAGCAGCCAATGGCAGGTGGCGTCCGCGCTCACGATAATCCTGAACACTTCCCGCATCATTCGTAAAAACAAGATCGAACAAATCCATATTGGCAACATTGCCTCGAATTTCATAGGGATCTTCGACATTCCAAACAATACTGCTACCACATATTTCAGCCAGTTTGGAACACACGTAACGATCTAATCCCTCTCCATCAAAAGCAAAAAACAAATTGCACTGATTCCTTTGTGCAGAAGAAACCGCGTTTCCATAATTGGCATTAATGACCATTTCAACATCATGGTGCAATCGCAGCGCCTGAACAATGGCCACGGCCAGATAATGATTGGGATTACCGATCTTTGTATCTAAAAACAGAATTCTCCAATTGCACTTCCGCTCCACTATATGTCCTTTCCTGATAATATGCCCAGTACACGGCGCGGCAGCCATGTCATGAATCGACCTACTTTCCACGATAAAGATCCAACCAGAGTATCCAGCTGAGTTTGACGTTCTTTCAGCATCGCTTCCATGTCATTGAGTCTATTAATACTATTTGAGCAATCCACCTGCGCCTGCTCAAGATTTTTGCATGAGGACCAGTAGGAGTCATACACATTTGATAAAAGAGCAACGCTATTTCTTGATGCATTGGCGGTTGAATCCGTGGATTTTGACATGATCTGTTGAACAGCCGATTCGAATATCTCAGACGAATCGGACCAGCCACCCCAGCGTGACGCCGTAGCCAAAGCCCCTTTTTTTAATCGATTCAGCTCTTCTCCATCCGCCTTTAACCCATTAACAGCCTCAACGACAGCCTCCTCATCCCGGGATGGAATAACGATCGCATTTTCCTGATTTACAATATATTCATCATGCCCGGAAACATCATAAACAACCGCAGTACCACCACAATGAAACATTTCTAATGGAGGACCAAACATTCCTTCGATATAACTTAGTTTAACCAACACGTCGCAGGAACGGTAAATAGCTGGGGTGTCCGCCACCGGAACACGCGAAAACACGCGATCGACATCAAGCGTTTCCTCCACTTCACTGGATGTCAGCAACCATACTTCATCCGCCTTGGAACGACGGCACAATTCAATGGTTCGCGCAACATTTTTAAAGGGACTTCCCAGCGGACCTTCGATCAATACACGCAGCATTCCTTTTTCCCGCTCCTGAATAGCCGGTCCGTCACAACGATAAACGTCTTTACGAATCCCATTTCTCACCAGATGGGCATCAAGTCCATAGCGATCTTTCACATATTGCTGAACCCATGTGGCCTCCGTAATAATGGAAGCTCCGGATAAATATGTTGCCTCAGCCAATGATCGTTCAAACATCTGATCGTCACGATAAAATAACGATTCTACCGATTGATTAAAATACGCATAGGATTGTGACTGGATTTTGGAAAGCCAATATACGGTAACCCACAGTGTGGCTATCGCTACATCAAACACATCATCTGCGACACGATCAATGGTCGAAAGCTGCAAATCAGACGCATCTGGATGCCAATCAAGCGAATCGGCATCAACCGACTCCTGCGTCAGCAACACAACATGATGACCATGCGAAGCCAAATAGGAAGCATGCTGTAAAATAACATACACCCCTCCGGAGATATCTGTTCCCGGGATAACAAAGGCAATTTTCATATTCCTTTTCCCCCGCTCAAGACACTTAAACACTCCGCTGCCTTTTTACAATTTGATTCAGATTCAAATTCCGAGGCCGCTCTTTTTTTCATAATACTTCCAAACCGATTCAACCTTACTTTGTCTTTTAGCAATCGAAAAATACATGATGCCGCAGAAGAAAAATCATCAACAGGGAAAAGCAATTCTTCCCCCATGGGGCCGACCGCCTCACGTATTCCGGGAATATCTGTCCCTACCACAGCTAATCCAGATGACATAGCCTCCAGCACGGCATTAGGACATCCTTCGCTCTTCGAATAAAACAGACACATATCCGACGCTTCATACAAATTCTCGACATCCTCCACAAAATCCAAAAAAAACAAAACAGAATCAGGAACATGCAATGCCGCTGCATAATTCTTAAGGTCGTCGACATAATGATGATCTTTTCCCGCCATCACAAGACAGGGTGCGGATTCCACCCCGTGGCTACCAGCCAGCTCAACAACCTCTTTCCATATCGATATGGCTTCCCTATGGTACTTGAATGAGTGATAATTGGCGACCATACAGGCCACAAACGCCTTTTGCGGGATTGCATTTTTACGCCTCCATGCCGTTCGATGCTGGCTAACGGACGGAAGTTCGACACTGTTTCGTACTAACATCAATTTCTTTTCATCTACCGCATAACGCTGCCTCATCATATCGAGCATATGTTGGGCATTAGACATAATCACTGAAGAATGGGTTACCGCCAATCGCTCCCACCGGCTATCTGTAAGCTCCAATCCTGCGTCACGCTGATTCCAAACACAAAACCGAGCACCGCTAAACCGCCAAACCAACCCGCAGTCAACACAGGCATTTCTCAAATAGGCCATAATGCCCACAGGTTTGATCTTCTGTAAATAACGAGCCAATCGCAGGCGATTTTTCAATACGGAAATGAATTTCCCATCCCACTGATAGAAAAGCATGTCACACGGTATCGCATGCAATGCGCAAAAATCACTGACGGCGCCGCGTCCCCCGTACCCAACAACCCGTACATCGGCATGACAATGCGTCTTTAGATAGAGAGCAAGCCGACACGCCTGCCTTTCTGCCCCACCCAGATGTAACGAGCACAAAACAAAAACGATGCGTTTCCCTTTCATCGCAATTCGTTATTGAAACGCAGCTCTATCCATCGTTAAAATGTCACCATCATCTGTTTCGATAAACAACAAGTCAGCATCGGGAAGATTATTACGACGATATTCATTTTCAGAGATGCTTGCTTCCAACTCATCTCTCGATATTTTAATCCCATCTCCGAGCATGTAGGATGACTGATCAACATTAAGGGCATGGTCGGTCACCGACTGCTCAAATGCGGCTCGATCAATCGATACCCCGTCATCAATCATTATCCGTTCCGGTTTCTCAACCGACTGTTCAAGTTCACTCAATGGTAAACTACGCTTATCATCAATATCAAAACTGGTCTTTGCAAAATAGTTCTCACGATCCTGACGTTCAATTTCTCTTATTATTTCGGCGATCTGCTGAAGCGTCACTTCTTCTTCCGCCTGAGCAATTTGCTCATAAACCAATTTTGCAGTCTCCACATCAGGCTCCGCAACAGTTACTTCTAGGGCCACTATTTTATCTGCATCATCGACATAGTATACAACGGCATATCCCAGACCACCCAGAACAATATTCAGCGCCTGTTCTAAGCTGACATTTTTGAATGAAGCCGTGAGGCGATACGAACTGACCCAATCACAATCAAATATCAATTCAACATCTGACTGACGCTGTAGCTGTTCTAGAACCAACGATACTGGAGCATTCACCGAAGAAACGGAATAAAGCTCCTGCGAACCGTCCAGATCAGCAAAAACCGCAGAGAGGGA from Spartobacteria bacterium harbors:
- a CDS encoding glycosyltransferase, which encodes MKGKRIVFVLCSLHLGGAERQACRLALYLKTHCHADVRVVGYGGRGAVSDFCALHAIPCDMLFYQWDGKFISVLKNRLRLARYLQKIKPVGIMAYLRNACVDCGLVWRFSGARFCVWNQRDAGLELTDSRWERLAVTHSSVIMSNAQHMLDMMRQRYAVDEKKLMLVRNSVELPSVSQHRTAWRRKNAIPQKAFVACMVANYHSFKYHREAISIWKEVVELAGSHGVESAPCLVMAGKDHHYVDDLKNYAAALHVPDSVLFFLDFVEDVENLYEASDMCLFYSKSEGCPNAVLEAMSSGLAVVGTDIPGIREAVGPMGEELLFPVDDFSSAASCIFRLLKDKVRLNRFGSIMKKRAASEFESESNCKKAAECLSVLSGGKGI
- a CDS encoding glycosyltransferase, whose protein sequence is MESRSIHDMAAAPCTGHIIRKGHIVERKCNWRILFLDTKIGNPNHYLAVAIVQALRLHHDVEMVINANYGNAVSSAQRNQCNLFFAFDGEGLDRYVCSKLAEICGSSIVWNVEDPYEIRGNVANMDLFDLVFTNDAGSVQDYRERGRHLPLAASVNQHFREIPPKYRYDLFFAGVPWPNRVELLQRIISDIRDLKVKLALPTNEHLPLLNIDLPPSTYEWRTSNGEFCNFSNQSRINLLLHRKFTVSGGRPEALTPGPRLFEVALAGGFQLADEGIPGLNSIYDEGVDYAAFSDAQDCVDKIRYYLKHEDRRMEMLRSARKKTKQAHLYSNRVDDILSEVSSLHKAASVCVNSSRPKRMLMVCHNIAGRIPYGGVETYMDMCLPFIRDEFDCFFYVSASNTTYNTDYLLLDANYKELKRVSTLTTGGWPCQYLLSCPQKEQAFAAVLSEYHIDLVHFNHLLGHVPSLIYIAKACGIPTLLSVHDYYPLTHHFNLVGPDGVYSDQLLSGNHNLDIHLRETEEIQAGSQAIRKAFWSAALSHVDVIHVNSAYTRDVLLEYYPHLEGHVVQRGIPVRPMAVAGREDGASSEMLRILVLGNVTRIKGGEVMFKIFKYASPDKFEFHVYGQVSKDYMDAVKTMPHVQCHGAFSNADLRNITRDMDVSLHLSVWPETYCMTLSEVWQAGVIPVVTALGALKERVIHQSNGFLVEPNDVGGVLDVLDEIYSSPELLKRMRENITPSMYEGLDDHVDWLLTLYKNMTKQVWGSTSNETAAFSLAKCGRVIQHPVWAKFAPDSHYLMLLKFYKATTLKKRVIYYLLAANRLRRRAGNWKFFMMSVREILVRLGVVK
- a CDS encoding glycosyltransferase, which gives rise to MKIAFVIPGTDISGGVYVILQHASYLASHGHHVVLLTQESVDADSLDWHPDASDLQLSTIDRVADDVFDVAIATLWVTVYWLSKIQSQSYAYFNQSVESLFYRDDQMFERSLAEATYLSGASIITEATWVQQYVKDRYGLDAHLVRNGIRKDVYRCDGPAIQEREKGMLRVLIEGPLGSPFKNVARTIELCRRSKADEVWLLTSSEVEETLDVDRVFSRVPVADTPAIYRSCDVLVKLSYIEGMFGPPLEMFHCGGTAVVYDVSGHDEYIVNQENAIVIPSRDEEAVVEAVNGLKADGEELNRLKKGALATASRWGGWSDSSEIFESAVQQIMSKSTDSTANASRNSVALLSNVYDSYWSSCKNLEQAQVDCSNSINRLNDMEAMLKERQTQLDTLVGSLSWKVGRFMTWLPRRVLGILSGKDI